Genomic DNA from Candidatus Sphingomonas phytovorans:
TTGGCACCCGGATAGTCGGCGCACGCCTGGAGCAGTTCGGGAATGCCGTATTTGCGGTTGATCGGCACGATCTCGTCACGGACGTCCTTGGTGACGGCATGGAGCGAGACAGCGAGATTCACCCCGATCTCCGCCCCGGCGCGCGCCATCATCGGCACCACGCCCGAGGTCGAGAGCGTGATACGGCGCTTCGACAAGGCAAGGCCGTCGCCGTCCATCACCAGCTTGAGCGCATCGCGCACCGCGTCGAAATTATAGAGCGGCTCGCCCATGCCCATCATCACGATGTTGGTGAGCATTCGGCCCTCGGGCTGGCTCGGCCATTCGCCAAGGCCGTCGCGCGCGAGCATCACCTGGCCGACGATCTCGCCCGCGGTCAGGTTGCGCACCAGACGCATCGTGCCGGTGTGGCAGAAGCGGCAATTGAGCGTGCAGCCGACCTGGCTCGACACGCACAAGGTCCCCCGATCGGCATCGGGGATGAACACCATCTCGTAATCCTGCCCGTCCGGCGAGCGCAGCAGCCATTTGCGCGTGCCGTCGGTCGAGACCTGCGCCTCGACCACGTCGGGCCGGCCGATGACGAAGCGTTCGGCGAACCACGGATGCTGCGCCTTGGAGATGTCGGTCATCGCGGTGAAATCGGTCGCGCCGCGATTGTACATCCAGTGCCAGAGCTGCTTGGCGCGCAGCTTGGCCTGTTTCGGTTCCATGCCCGCCTCTTCGAGCGCGGCACGAATCGCTTCCCGGGGCAGGCCGATCAGATCGACCTTGCCATCCTCGCGAAGCGTCGGCGCACGCGGAACGGGCACGGGATCGATGTGCCCGGGAATGGGCATTGAATGCGTCGGGGTATCAAGCATGGCCCCGCACATAGGCGATTTCCCCGCCTTTTTCTACTGTGCCCCCGCAACCAAGGGCGTCGAGCGTCGTCGCCATCGCCCAGACCAGCGGCGTATGCGGCTCCTCGCCCAGTATTTCGACCAGGGCGCGGTTGTCCAGCGCGAAGGGATTCTGCCAGAAAGGCCGCATCTCGATCATCTCCCGCATCGTCGCGTTGAACGGCGCGATCAGCGGCAGCAGCACCCAGGGAAAGCCGCCGACCCTGATGCCGAGATTGCCCGTGGCGGTGCGGATCGCATCAGCCATGACGCTGCCATCGGCGTCCCAGATTCCCTGGAAATGATAACGGGCGAAGGCGGGCAGGGCGGCATCGCGATCGAGCAGGCGCGCAAAGGTCTCAGCGACGTCGGGAAGATAGGCCCAGGCATGGCCGACGCCCGCCGCGCCGGGATACATGATTCGTTTCACCGGCTTGCCCGGCGTGATCATGCCCTGCGACAGCCAGCTATTGCCCGGCCGGGGACCGAAGAAATCGCCGGCGCGCAGGATCAGGGCGCGCATGCCGCGATCGCACGCAGCCTCGATCGCGCGTTCCATCTCGACGCGCCATGCCCCTTTTTTCGTATTGGGCCGCTGCGGCGCATTCTCGGCAGCGACATGAACCGAGCGGGGATCGTAATTGTAGATGGTGCCCGGCAGCGCCAGCCGCGCCCCGACGCTTTCCGCCGCAGCGATGCTGTTGTCGAGCATCGGCATCACCAGTTTTTCCCAGTCGCGATAGCCGGGCGGGTTGACCGCGTGGACGATCGCCGAGGCACCCTGCGCCGCGCGCAGGACCGCCTCGCCATCGAGCGCGTCGCCGACGATCCAGTCGATGCCGTCACCGGGGCGGCCATCATCGCTACGGGGTGTGCGGGTCAGGCCGCGGACCTGCCATCCATGGGCGATCAGCGCGCGGGCCGTTTCGCCGCCAACTCCGCCAGTCGCACCGAGCACCAGGGCAATTTTTCCGTTCGTCATGGGTCGCCTCCATCGATTGATGGCGCGATTATGCGGCGATGTGGCCTGAGTTAAAATTGCCAGGCATGTATAGTCCGCCTATACATTTTTGATGAGCATCGACTGGGAACGACAACGCGCCTTCCTCGCCGTGCTGCGCGAGGGCAGCCTGTCGGCAGCGGCGCGCGCGCTGTCGGTCGCGCAGCCGACCGTGCGGCGGCGGATCGAGGAGCTCGAGGCCACGCTCGGCACCCCCCTGTTCACCCGCTCGTCGGGGGGACTGAACGCGACCGAGGCGGCGCTCGCGCTGCGCGACCATGCCGAGGCGATGGCGATGGCGGCCGACGCCTTTGTCCGCGCCGGATCGGCGGGCGCCCGGGAAATCGCCGGCACGGTGCGCGTCTCCGCCAGCGAGGTGGTGGCGGTTGAGGTCCTGCCGCCGATGCTGGCGGCGCTGCGCCGCCTGCACCCCGCGCTGGTGATCGAACTCTCCCCGAGCAATCGCAACGAGGATATGTTGCGGCGCGAGGCCGATATCGCGATTCGCATGGTCCGGCCGACCCAGAACGCGCTGGTCGCGCGGCGGATCGGCGCGGTGCCGCTCGGCCTGCATGCCCGGGCGGATTATCTGGCGGCGCACGGCACACCAAAGACATTCGAGGAAGTCCGGGCACTCGGCATCATCGGCGTGGAGCATGACAATGCCGTGCTGCGCGCCCTTCAGACCCGCTATGCCATCAGCTTCGCCGACTTCATCTTCCGCACCGACAGCGACCTCGCCCAGGTCGCCGCGATCAGGGCCGGGATCGGCATCGGCATCTGCCAGGTTCCGCTGGCCGCACGCGACCCGGCGCTGGTCCGCCTGTTGCCGGACACCTTCAACATCGATCTCGATACCTGGGTCGTGATGCACGAGGACATGCGCGGCGTTGCCAGGATCAAGACGACCTTCGACTATCTGGCAGGGGGACTGACCGACTATCTTCGCGCGCAGCCGAGCGTCGCGGCGTCGATCGCGGTCGCCGCGCCGCGCAGGGGATAGACGTCGGCGAAGGGCTGACCGCCCTTGCCCAATGTCTCGACGCTCATGCTCCGGCCCGACCGGATCGCCGCGACCACCGCCGCGTCGGTGCGCGTGTCGGGCGCCCAGGCATCGGCATTGCCCGCGACCAGCTCGAAGCGGCGCTCCCCGACCGACAGGGTCACACGGGCGCGCGGGTCACGCTCCCGGCTGAGGCGGATGTGGAGCTGGTTGCGCGCCGCCTGGCCGGGCCAGGTGGCGATGCTGGCAAAGGGCCGCCAGCCCGCGGCCCGGCCCGGCCTGACCGGTTCGGCGATAGCGAAGCACCGGCGGGGCGAGGCATCGCTGAACGCCCCCCAGCTATCGAAGACGCCGAGCGAATCGCGCGCCGCCACAGGCGCTGCCGCCAGCAACGATGCCGGCACCAGCAGGGGCAGCGCCCGTTTCATGCCGGGGAATAACCTGTGCCGACATGCACGACCGTCTCGACGCCGCGCTCGATCATCACCACCGAGCCTTGAGTCAGGCCCGGCGCGGCAGGCGCACCAATCGCCGGGATCGGGGCAGCCCCGGTCATCACGCCGCGCAGCACGCGGCTGGAGATACCATGCATGATCACCAGCCGGTCGCCGGGATCCTGATCCGTGTCGTCGAGCCAGCAGGAGACACGCGCCGCGATCTCGGGATAAATCTCGCCATCCGGTGCCGGCGTGAGCATCGCGTGGACCGGATCGAACACCGGCCCGACCTCTGCGATGACATCGGCGTAATAACGCCCGCCCCAGCTGCCCATGCCGATCTCGACCAGCCGAGCGTCGGTTTTCGCCTGGTGCCAGTCGAGCTCGAGATGTTCGGCGATCACCGCGAGCGTCTGCAGCGCCCTGCCGGTCGGCGAGGCCCACATCGTCAAGATCGGCTTCGCGCCGAGGGCAGCGCGCAGCGCGCGGCCCATTTCCTCGGCCTGCATGAATCCGGCGCGGGTCAGCGGTGTATGCGGATGATCGCCCTGGAGCCGGTGCGCGGCGTTGAACACCGTCTCGCCATGACGCGCGATGAAGTCCCGACCCAGCCTCATGCGACACCCCCGCCCTGCCCTTGAAATTCCTCCGGGCCTTCGTCCCCGGGCGGGGCAAAAGCAACGCTTTTCCTCACTGCCCAAGGTTCAGCGGGTGCCCTGCAATGAGCGCAAGACGTTCGACAATGTTTCCCGATGGCAAGCGATGATGTCCGACCGACCGGGGGCCCGCGCCTTGGAATTGCCTGTCCCGGTTTCAAGCCCGTGTGGCGCAAAAGCAACGCTTTTCCTTGTTTATCTGAGGTTCATGCAACTTCGAGCGCGCACGCCTATTTCCCGCTTCCCGGCCCAACACTGTCGGGAATGTTCAACGGAGTCATCGTTATGCGTAAGCTTGTTATCACCGCCGCCACTGCTGCTCTCGGCTTCGGTCTCGCCGCCCCCGCCTTCGCGCAGGACCAGGCACCCTTCACCGGCGTTCGGGTCGAAGCCCTGGGCGGCTATGATCATGTCAGCGACGGCGATTCCAATTCGACCGGCAAGGACGGTTTCACCTATGGCGGCGCGCTCGGCTATGACGCGCAGGTCGGCGGCGTCGTGCTCGGCGTCGAGGGCGAAGTCACCGGTTCCACCACCAAGATCCGCGCAGCCAATGTGCTGACCGCCGGCGACCGCCTCCGCGTCAGCGCGGGCCGCGATTTCTATGTCGGTGGCCGCATCGGCTATGCCGTCTCGCCGCGCGCGCTGATCTACGCCAAGGCCGGCTACACCAACGCCCGGATCAACACCGATTATGCGGTCGGTACCGCGCGGATCGAGGACCACACCAACCTCGACGGCTACCGTGTCGGCGGCGGCATCGAATATAACGTCACGCCGAAGGCCTATGTGAAGGCGGAATACCGCTACTCGCATTACGGCGAAGCCGGCAATTACGACATCAACGCCAACCGCAATCAGGTGCTGGGCGGCATCGGCTACCGCTTCTGAGCCGAATCGTCTGTTAACAGGCGTAAAACAAGGGGTCGGGGCGCTTGCCCCGGCCCCTTTTATCGTTAAGGAAAGGAGACGGCGAATTGCCCCCGGTGCGCATGCTCGGAGGGAAAGAAATGGGCGGCGGCCCGGGGGAACGAGATGAAGGCGACGATCGAACGCGCAACGCTGTTGAAGGGCCTCAGCCACGTCCAGTCGGTGGTCGAGCGCCGGAACACGATCCCGATCCTGTCCAACGTGCTGATCGAGGCGACCGCCGATGGCGGGCTGAAGCTGATGGCGACCGACCTGGATCTCCAGATCAACGAGACCGTCTCGGCCGCCGTCGACCAGCCCGGCGCGACCACCGTTTCAGCCCACACCCTGTTCGACATCGCGCGCAAGCTGCCCGAGGGCAGCCAGGTCAGCCTTGCCGCCGCCGACGGCAAGATGACGATCATGGCGGGCCGCGCCAAGTTCCAGCTCGGGACCCTGCCGCGCGACGATTTCCCGGTGATCGCCGAGGGCGAGCTGCCGGTCAGCTTCGAGCTGCCGGCCGAGACGCTGAAGCAGATCATCGACAAGACGCGCTTCGCCATCTCGACTGAAGAGACGCGCTATTATCTCAACGGCATCTTCTGGCACGTGTCGGACGATCCCCAGCCGGTGCTGAAGGCAGCCGCGACCGACGGCCATCGCCTCGCCCGCGTGACGATGCCGCGCCCCGACGGCGCCGAGGGCATGCCCGACGTGATCATCCCGCGGAAATGCGTGGCTGAACTGCGCAAGCTGCTCGACGAGATCGACGGCTCGGTCGGCGTGTCGCTGTCGCCCACCAAGATCCGGTTCGACCTGGGCCAGGCGCTGCTGACGTCGAAGCTGATCGACGGGACCTTCCCGGATTACAGCCGCGTGATCCCGACCGGCAACGACAAGATCCTGAAGATCGACCCGCGCAGCTTCGAGGAAGGCGTCGACCGCGTGTCGACCATCGCGACCGAGAAGACGCGGGCGGTGAAGATGGGCCTCGACCGCGACAAGATCATCCTGTCGGTGACGAGCCCCGAAAACGGCACCGCCGCCGAAGAAGTCCCGGGCGATTATGCCGCGATGCCGTTCGAGATCGGCTTCAACAGCCGCTATCTGCTCGACATCCTCGGCCAGCTCGAAGGCGACACGATCGAGGTCCACCTCGCCGACGCCGCCGCCCCGACGCTGATCCGCGAGAACGACAAGTCGTCGGCGCTTTACGTATTGATGCCGATGCGGGTGTGATGCGCTGAGGCCTGATTGGCCTCGCCATCGTCCTATCGCCATCCGCAATGGCAATGCCGGGCGGAAGAAGCTCCACGCGAATGCGGCGCCCCTGTCAGTCGCCTCGGGCCGATTTCGGTACGTCGGGGCATCGTGCCGGATTTCCGGCCGAAGCACAGGGAATGCCTACAAGGCCGCTACGCTTCATTTTCAGTCGCGGCGTGCGCCCGATCAATCATGGCGCGCGCCGGGCAGAGCCTCGCGATCGCTATCATATATCAGCTTGACTTGCACATCGACAAAGGCGGACGCGCCGGGGCGGTATGAGGTTGCCCCGGCGCTTGAGCGCGTCGTCACCCGAGCTATCGATCAGCGCGCGCCGCCAGCTCGACATTCCCGCGCGCCGCGTTTTCCAGTGCCGCCGCACGCTGGCCGGCGATCTTCTCAAGCGCTACCCGCCGGCAATGGAAGACGGCCAGCCTGCGCTGCATGTCCAGCGCCCCGTCCTCGACGCAGATTCGGGAAACGGCGCGCTCGATCCTGCGGTCAAGCATCCGCACGCCGGACGGGCTTTTCAGGTTCAGGTCGCGATAGGCGATATGAACATCGGCGGGATTTTCGATCGCGTGGGCGGCGTTGGGTAAAATGGCGCTCAGGAGAGCAACCGGGATCAACAATTTCAGCATGGGAGCGTCCTTCGTTCGTCGTGATCGACGCCGTCCGTCTTGACTCCACGCCGTGGCAGATACCAACAAAGCGACAGACGCCATCTGCAAGCTGTCCTTATAGGTGATCGATGCTTCCAATCCCGCCCTTGTCCGCTGTCCGCGTGTTCGAGGCCGCATCGCGCCACGAGAATTTCAGCCGCGCGGCCGAGGAGCTGGCGATGACCCAGGCCGGGGTCAGCTATCAGATGAAGCTACTGGAGGAGCGCCTGGGCGCACCGTTGTTCATCCGCAAGGGCCGCAGCATGATCCTGACCGATCTCGGCCGCCGGATCGCGCCGCGGGTCACCGATGCGTTCAAGGCGCTAGGCGACGCCTTCGCCATCGCGCGCGCCGAGAGCGATACGATCCTCGGCATCACG
This window encodes:
- a CDS encoding NAD(P)H-binding protein is translated as MTNGKIALVLGATGGVGGETARALIAHGWQVRGLTRTPRSDDGRPGDGIDWIVGDALDGEAVLRAAQGASAIVHAVNPPGYRDWEKLVMPMLDNSIAAAESVGARLALPGTIYNYDPRSVHVAAENAPQRPNTKKGAWRVEMERAIEAACDRGMRALILRAGDFFGPRPGNSWLSQGMITPGKPVKRIMYPGAAGVGHAWAYLPDVAETFARLLDRDAALPAFARYHFQGIWDADGSVMADAIRTATGNLGIRVGGFPWVLLPLIAPFNATMREMIEMRPFWQNPFALDNRALVEILGEEPHTPLVWAMATTLDALGCGGTVEKGGEIAYVRGHA
- the dnaN gene encoding DNA polymerase III subunit beta, which translates into the protein MKATIERATLLKGLSHVQSVVERRNTIPILSNVLIEATADGGLKLMATDLDLQINETVSAAVDQPGATTVSAHTLFDIARKLPEGSQVSLAAADGKMTIMAGRAKFQLGTLPRDDFPVIAEGELPVSFELPAETLKQIIDKTRFAISTEETRYYLNGIFWHVSDDPQPVLKAAATDGHRLARVTMPRPDGAEGMPDVIIPRKCVAELRKLLDEIDGSVGVSLSPTKIRFDLGQALLTSKLIDGTFPDYSRVIPTGNDKILKIDPRSFEEGVDRVSTIATEKTRAVKMGLDRDKIILSVTSPENGTAAEEVPGDYAAMPFEIGFNSRYLLDILGQLEGDTIEVHLADAAAPTLIRENDKSSALYVLMPMRV
- the rlmN gene encoding 23S rRNA (adenine(2503)-C(2))-methyltransferase RlmN encodes the protein MLDTPTHSMPIPGHIDPVPVPRAPTLREDGKVDLIGLPREAIRAALEEAGMEPKQAKLRAKQLWHWMYNRGATDFTAMTDISKAQHPWFAERFVIGRPDVVEAQVSTDGTRKWLLRSPDGQDYEMVFIPDADRGTLCVSSQVGCTLNCRFCHTGTMRLVRNLTAGEIVGQVMLARDGLGEWPSQPEGRMLTNIVMMGMGEPLYNFDAVRDALKLVMDGDGLALSKRRITLSTSGVVPMMARAGAEIGVNLAVSLHAVTKDVRDEIVPINRKYGIPELLQACADYPGANNARRITFEYVMLRDKNDSDEDAHELVRLIRHYRLPAKVNLIPFNPWPGAPYECSTPERIRSFSSIIFEAGISAPVRTPRGRDIDAACGQLKTASEKKSRAELDRQAEEKLAALG
- a CDS encoding outer membrane beta-barrel protein, with amino-acid sequence MRKLVITAATAALGFGLAAPAFAQDQAPFTGVRVEALGGYDHVSDGDSNSTGKDGFTYGGALGYDAQVGGVVLGVEGEVTGSTTKIRAANVLTAGDRLRVSAGRDFYVGGRIGYAVSPRALIYAKAGYTNARINTDYAVGTARIEDHTNLDGYRVGGGIEYNVTPKAYVKAEYRYSHYGEAGNYDINANRNQVLGGIGYRF
- a CDS encoding LysR family transcriptional regulator, which codes for MSIDWERQRAFLAVLREGSLSAAARALSVAQPTVRRRIEELEATLGTPLFTRSSGGLNATEAALALRDHAEAMAMAADAFVRAGSAGAREIAGTVRVSASEVVAVEVLPPMLAALRRLHPALVIELSPSNRNEDMLRREADIAIRMVRPTQNALVARRIGAVPLGLHARADYLAAHGTPKTFEEVRALGIIGVEHDNAVLRALQTRYAISFADFIFRTDSDLAQVAAIRAGIGIGICQVPLAARDPALVRLLPDTFNIDLDTWVVMHEDMRGVARIKTTFDYLAGGLTDYLRAQPSVAASIAVAAPRRG
- a CDS encoding UrcA family protein is translated as MEASITYKDSLQMASVALLVSATAWSQDGRRRSRRTKDAPMLKLLIPVALLSAILPNAAHAIENPADVHIAYRDLNLKSPSGVRMLDRRIERAVSRICVEDGALDMQRRLAVFHCRRVALEKIAGQRAAALENAARGNVELAARADR
- a CDS encoding histidine phosphatase family protein is translated as MRLGRDFIARHGETVFNAAHRLQGDHPHTPLTRAGFMQAEEMGRALRAALGAKPILTMWASPTGRALQTLAVIAEHLELDWHQAKTDARLVEIGMGSWGGRYYADVIAEVGPVFDPVHAMLTPAPDGEIYPEIAARVSCWLDDTDQDPGDRLVIMHGISSRVLRGVMTGAAPIPAIGAPAAPGLTQGSVVMIERGVETVVHVGTGYSPA